A stretch of DNA from Arachis hypogaea cultivar Tifrunner chromosome 19, arahy.Tifrunner.gnm2.J5K5, whole genome shotgun sequence:
TCGCCATTTATTTCATAGATGGAACTAAGAAAAAATATGGGAGAAAAACTATTTAagagtgagagatcacactttatcttctaaagtgaaaatttaaaatttagagaattcaaattcagttactaaaatatcaagaaaatatatcaacCACTAACACTTTATAAATACGAAACCCTAACTATGTAAAAGGTACCTCATTCAATCTGAATTGTATTGTACTTATCTCACTCTTTCTGATCCACCGCCACCATTCTTTGGAAACTGACTAGACAAACGCTTGCCACACAAGAACATTTTCCAAAGGCAAGtccttttttctcttatttttttcctcttttatcTTTTTCAGTTATAGTCCTACCTACGCACAAATTTccggctaatttttttttgtatggaaaaaatattggtgtttttgttgaaaatgggAGTATTTGGTGTAATTACAGATGGGTGGATTTTTTGGGTGGGAAGCCAACACGTGGAGGGCGTGTTgcaacacgtggggggcgtggtgGACACGTGGCAGCATTCTGgccaacacgtggggggcgtgttgAATGATTTCCATACTATtgtaatacacttcaaatatcaatattcaaccaaaacaccatctctctttccatattaaaaataatttctgcaaatttcCGTACAATTGGTTTTAAGTATAACAGGAATAAACCAGTTAGGTATCTGACCAAACAATTAAACAGTTAGGTTTAAAAACAGTTTTTAGATATCTGCGAAATAGGGTTGAGGTTGGCTGTCACCAAATTTTGAAGTGACAAGTGGCAATAAATGAATGTGAAACCTTTGATATTTTAGCAAAGAGAAGGACTTTATTCTATTGGTCGTTCACTTTTTTGTTAGCTATATAGCCTACAGCGGCTACAGGATAAGATTTGGATTAGTTCCTTAACTCGAGACCCTGCCAGTCTGCCACTGCCAACCAACGTGCACATAATTGGCACACACATGCTGGAAAATTAGATACCCTCAACCAAGAGAAAAAAAGGTGCAGACATTTTTATTCATGTGAGTCAACTAGGTCAACTGGATAAATCCTTATAATCATTCACCTTCTTTTTCCTTTGTGCCATATCCTTAGATCAGAGACTTTTTCTCATCACCTCTTCATAGTTCTCGAAGAACAGCAATTATCCCTTTTATAAGCTGGGTTGCATTTGCACATAGAATCAGGAGATTCATAGAAAGATGGTGAGGCTATGGAAAGAGATGGAATACACAGGATACCAAGGTCAAGGTGATAGTGACAGCTATGGTGAAGAGCTTGGAAGACTGGTTTTTCTGTTGTGGGCTATATTAGCAACCCTGTCTCTTTTTGCAGTTATCATCTTGTTCTGTGCAGATGGAGTACCCAAAAAATCATCCAGAGCCGATGCAGCCAACTATGGGAATGGCTCAGCGTGCACCACCGGGTGCGGTGGGACCGGCTGTGGTGCAGGCTGTGGTGCAGGCTGTGGTGGTTGAACCTGACTGTTCCCTCTTCATATGATATCTCAGCCTGAACCGAAGGAGGCATGCAAGTATGCAACCATGCAtgcttgtttaatttttttcattgtatctcaaaatataatatactattatACTTAGTATGAGGCACCGTGAATGATTGTACAAGGCCAAGTCTTGTTATTCTCTCTACTGTAATCTTTTTGTTCCAGCAGAAACTGATGAATCTATATAACAATGAATCAATGATTAAAATCTGACTGAAAAATAGACATTTTAAGAATTTTCAATGCAAATTATGCAATGAATATAAGTACATAAGTACATAAcagcaattttattttttaaaattctttaacAATCAAGTACTAACTATAAAAAGAAAACCCCAAAAGATAGATATGTAGTATGTAAAAAGTCATCAACCATTCAAAGACATGGGCAGTGATACAGACACGTCTCTATGACTCTGCTAGATAGGTGTCTTACATGAGAAATAGCCAAATAGGTACTTGTCTGACGCACACAAATAACTTGTAACGTGTAGACTCTGACAGTTTCATGCTTCATTGTGGTAAGTGATTTCATTCTGGACTATACAAAAGTTGATTTTTAGCAATAAGATTTCTACATTCCACTTCGTTTTCTTAGCTCAGTGGAGGATATATCCATGCGGAACTGTTCAGATGGAATGGAGATGAACATGTCTTTCAGTTCCTCTGGAACATCAATATCATCAAGAACCTGTTGCACCACACAATATAATAGCCTCAAAAAACTTGAAGGTGAAAAAGAAGAATGTGAAGATTAGAGATATATGAAGTGATACCTTGAAAACACCATCTACATTCCGACCAGCCACAACGAAGGTACATCCTGTTTCTTTACAACCTAGGAGTATCTTCAACATCTTCTTGTAGTCTCCATCATAATATTTAGGCTGCAAGGGTAAGTAAGATGAAGAAATTTCAAGTTTGGCTAATAAAATATATTGAAGCAACAGAAGAGCACACTTACTCTATAACTAGACATACAAACTGAGTGTTAGGTAAGGGTAACGTCAGTGTTCTTATTTGCCCTTAAGACATGGAAAATAGCGAATACCCCGTCTACTGTTCTTTCTTCCTATGTTCATTTGTTTCCTTCTTTGCTATCAAAAATAAGTTATAACCAAGTAGGCTAAGCACCCTATCTGCTTCATTGGGTGGTCCTAATCAAAATATGGCTGGAAGAAATACCCCTTTACCTTATCCCATTTAACCTAAACTACTGTAACCTCTGCTACATCTTTGCCAAACCAAAATCTTCGTCACTTCACCAACGCCAATGGCGCATATGTCAACTTTAAAGACTGCCTAGATATATTAAAATTCCGCTCTATATATTTGAAGTCTGACAAAACTTTCACAAAGTCATTCTTTTATCTCAACTTATACACCTGAAACCTCAAAGTTTATCCAAGGACAAATAGCAATTTCGATGTACACAAAACTCAAACAACATATGTCGCGAATTTACTTAAAAAAACATACACAATTTGTTTCAAAAAAATCAGTCAGTTTCAGGAATATCACATGAACCATATACTGCAAGTTGCATTGCGAAGTTTATGTCAGCATTAATGTAATTTCATACATACATTGATAAGTCTCACAGCTGTGTCAGCACCAATTACAAAAGCACTGCCCGGAAAAAGTTCGGCCTTCTTATAAAAAAAAGGCTGATTGGATATAATTACTGTCTTTCCTGCAAGGGAAGAAGAGAAGTCATTATGGCTTTAAGCAGAACATCAAacaaagacaaataaaaaaagtaCACATATAAGTATgtaacaagtaaaataaaataagtggAGAGCGTATATGCCATCTTCCAAAATGGAGGTGCATCAGTGATATTAGATTCACAATTTGAGTAGTAGAACTGATTATATAGCAAATAAAAAGGCCAAAGAGCCCATTCCAAAAACTTGTGCACTTCGAACCAATGAGGGAAAGAATAATCTCACCAACTTCTTCAAATTGTTTGACACGATCTTTGATCTGAGACACTGATAATGGGGGTTTATCTGCATTAACAGCAGATAGTTCAAAGCATGGATAGCCATCACCACAAACGCTGCATATAAGTATTCTTACTACGTCATTTTTTGAATTAGATACTATTATAAGcccctaaataaaaaaaaaaaagagcgttTTTTATGAATAGAAAGAGTGTATCTACCGACTAGCAACTTCCATGAGCTTCAAATGCCCTTCGTGTAATGGATTAAAAGAACCGGGTAGAATTATTTTCCTTTCTGCTGGTATGTCTGAaagcaaaagataaaaaaaataaccaaTAAAAGAGGTGAATATAATCAATCGTAACTGCAGTAATGTTGATACATCTGAAACCTTTGACCGTACCACTTGAAAATGGATAGATTTTAAAGCCTATTTGACCATTTATAAGTTGTTCTAACTCTTGCTCTTCATTGAATTGCTTTTCACATTCTTCAGTTACAACTGATTCACTGAAATCAGGGATAGAGGTCGCTGGAACTTTGCATGCCTTTGCAATAGCCTAGAAACAAAACAGAAGATTTAAAAAACCgactaaaaagaaataataagacAAATTTAGACTCCAACATTCTTATGCATAACCTCAAAAGGTAAG
This window harbors:
- the LOC112775611 gene encoding uncharacterized protein — its product is MPLEKMTEVCVRVRGAVEAIHSCPYQTVLYLAGGASQLLGWLLSVPGASNTVLEALVPYSRISMIQLLAKIPSQFCSQQTAEDMALLAYNRALKLSKPGSPVVGVGFTGSLATTRSKLGEHRFYMSTRTADRLWISGVTLTKGLHTREEEDRVSSQLLLKAIAKACKVPATSIPDFSESVVTEECEKQFNEEQELEQLINGQIGFKIYPFSSDIPAERKIILPGSFNPLHEGHLKLMEVASRVCGDGYPCFELSAVNADKPPLSVSQIKDRVKQFEEVGKTVIISNQPFFYKKAELFPGSAFVIGADTAVRLINPKYYDGDYKKMLKILLGCKETGCTFVVAGRNVDGVFKVLDDIDVPEELKDMFISIPSEQFRMDISSTELRKRSGM